A stretch of the Porifericola rhodea genome encodes the following:
- a CDS encoding TonB-dependent receptor, producing MKKTLIAALLTILTHALLAQEQYTISGYIKDASNGEALIGSTVSLRERPGTGTVTNVYGFYSLTLPRGNYTIDFAYLGYETQTKTLSLDKDMTISLELGDQQLELQEIVISGERPEDNFQDVKMSREELKIEKVKSLPALFGEVDVLRTVQLLPGVQSAGEGTTGLFVRGGSADQNLVLLDEATVFNPSHFLGFFSVFNPDAIKNLELYKGGIPARFGGRLSSILDIQMKEGNAKKFSISGGLGTISSRLTVEGPIKKDKSSFILSGRRTYADLFLRLSNDEDINNNTLYFYDFNAKANYRFNDKHRIFASGYFGRDKFGIADEFGLNWGNATATTRWNYLISDKLFLNTTLIYSNFDYGFDINSEVAEFTWTSQLKEYTGKLDFNFFPNPKNSIDFGYQAHLYKFAPPSIRPSGDTNFAPLILDNKFALEQAVYAGNQQQLSERVSLEYGLRYSVFQHIGPGKVFLYEEGQALSDETVIGTEEYDNAESIKLYHGLEPRFSARYLLTNNSSLKTSYNRMRQYLQVASNATAGLPIDRWIPADSYVEPLIGDQIAAGYFRNFANNSLEASVELYYKWMQNIIDFKSGSDILLNNNIETEISAGRGWAYGAEFLLRKNVGRTTGWLSYTLSRTRRQIEGINEGEPYNARYDRTHDVSLVVSHQFNERLTLSGTWVYSTGLAVSLPSGRYSLDGQSVSYYDPRGRNGYRFPDFHRMDLSAVLEGKKKEGRKWNSSWSFSVYNAYGRKNAFVITFEDLYNEDPGFDLEGDEAVESVRPAAIKTYLFSIIPSVTYNFKF from the coding sequence ATGAAAAAAACTCTAATTGCTGCTCTACTTACCATACTTACACATGCTCTTTTAGCTCAGGAACAATACACTATTAGTGGCTACATCAAAGATGCCAGCAATGGTGAAGCTCTTATTGGATCTACAGTATCCTTAAGGGAGCGTCCGGGTACCGGTACAGTTACCAATGTGTATGGCTTTTACTCGCTTACTTTACCCCGAGGTAATTATACCATTGACTTCGCTTACCTGGGCTACGAAACCCAAACCAAAACACTTAGCCTGGACAAAGACATGACCATTTCTTTAGAGCTTGGTGACCAGCAGTTGGAATTACAGGAAATTGTTATTTCCGGTGAGCGCCCCGAAGACAATTTTCAGGATGTGAAGATGAGCCGAGAAGAGTTAAAAATAGAAAAAGTAAAATCACTGCCTGCCCTTTTTGGAGAGGTTGACGTACTCCGTACCGTACAGCTTTTGCCCGGGGTGCAATCTGCCGGAGAGGGTACTACCGGTTTATTTGTGAGAGGAGGCTCAGCAGACCAGAACCTGGTACTTTTGGACGAAGCTACCGTGTTTAACCCCTCACACTTTTTAGGTTTCTTCTCAGTTTTTAATCCCGATGCAATCAAAAACCTAGAACTGTACAAAGGAGGTATTCCGGCTCGCTTTGGCGGTCGCCTTTCTTCCATACTGGATATTCAAATGAAAGAGGGTAATGCTAAAAAATTCAGTATTTCTGGCGGTTTGGGTACAATCTCCAGCCGACTTACTGTAGAAGGGCCAATTAAAAAAGATAAGTCATCCTTTATTCTTTCAGGAAGAAGAACCTATGCTGATCTTTTCTTGAGGCTATCTAACGACGAGGATATCAATAACAATACCCTCTATTTTTACGACTTTAATGCCAAAGCTAATTATCGTTTTAACGATAAGCACCGCATATTCGCTTCCGGCTATTTTGGTAGAGACAAATTTGGTATAGCTGATGAGTTTGGGCTTAACTGGGGAAACGCTACTGCCACTACACGGTGGAATTACCTGATCTCGGATAAGCTTTTTCTAAATACGACTCTTATTTACAGTAATTTTGATTATGGTTTTGACATTAATTCGGAAGTAGCAGAATTTACCTGGACCTCTCAACTCAAAGAGTATACCGGCAAACTGGATTTTAATTTTTTTCCGAACCCTAAAAACTCAATTGACTTCGGTTATCAGGCACATTTGTACAAATTCGCCCCACCTAGCATAAGACCTTCCGGCGATACCAACTTTGCTCCACTCATTCTGGATAATAAGTTTGCTCTGGAGCAGGCAGTTTATGCTGGCAACCAGCAACAACTAAGCGAAAGGGTATCTTTAGAATACGGGCTCAGATATTCAGTTTTTCAGCATATAGGACCAGGCAAAGTTTTCCTATACGAAGAAGGGCAGGCTTTATCTGACGAAACCGTTATCGGTACAGAAGAATATGACAATGCTGAAAGCATCAAACTGTATCATGGGTTGGAGCCTCGCTTTTCTGCTCGCTATCTACTTACCAACAATAGCTCGCTCAAGACTTCATATAACCGTATGCGACAGTATTTGCAGGTAGCATCTAATGCTACGGCGGGCTTACCCATAGACCGCTGGATTCCGGCAGATAGTTATGTAGAGCCTTTGATTGGAGATCAGATCGCGGCTGGTTACTTCCGAAACTTTGCAAACAACAGCCTGGAAGCCTCGGTGGAGCTTTACTATAAGTGGATGCAGAATATTATTGACTTTAAGTCCGGCTCCGATATACTACTGAATAATAATATAGAAACTGAAATCTCCGCGGGAAGAGGCTGGGCTTACGGAGCAGAATTTTTATTGAGAAAAAATGTGGGCCGCACTACCGGCTGGTTAAGTTATACACTCTCTCGTACCCGGCGCCAGATTGAAGGCATTAATGAAGGAGAGCCTTATAACGCTAGATATGACCGTACACACGATGTCTCACTGGTGGTCTCTCATCAGTTTAATGAACGGCTTACGCTTTCGGGTACCTGGGTATACTCAACCGGACTCGCAGTTTCTTTACCTTCGGGCCGCTATTCTCTGGATGGCCAGTCAGTATCATATTACGATCCCAGGGGGAGAAACGGCTACCGCTTTCCTGACTTTCATCGCATGGACCTTTCTGCAGTTTTAGAAGGAAAAAAGAAAGAGGGGCGTAAATGGAACAGTAGCTGGAGCTTTTCGGTCTACAATGCCTACGGCCGAAAAAATGCTTTTGTCATCACCTTTGAAGATCTGTATAACGAGGATCCTGGCTTTGATTTGGAAGGTGATGAAGCAGTAGAAAGCGTACGTCCTGCTGCCATTAAAACTTATCTATTCAGCATTATTCCTTCAGTAACTTACAATTTCAAATTTTAA
- a CDS encoding DUF4249 family protein, translated as MRNLILYISAVLSVLGTGACREVIDYELPVDDPQLVIEGNLTHWAANPEKDEVKVKLSTSGNFYNPDVSNPVTEAVIQVDDLSNGITYDLPPVEKEPGTFLNKDIPLALENTYKLRVSYEGNDYESTGTILPVAELDSFSYSYREESVFLDEGYYFFFSGRTPKERGINYYRFKIYEGDSLFNERGDYLIQSDEFLQAEIDTLQLANYAFEEGDSVRIEMYSLERPVFEYYNELVELLFNDGGLFSSPPSNPSTNIINTTNPDRPPLGYFQVSSALGGGATIEVDE; from the coding sequence ATGAGAAATCTGATTTTATATATATCTGCTGTACTTTCTGTATTAGGCACAGGAGCCTGCCGTGAGGTTATTGACTATGAACTTCCGGTAGACGATCCTCAACTGGTCATTGAAGGTAACCTTACCCACTGGGCAGCTAACCCAGAAAAAGATGAGGTAAAAGTAAAACTCTCTACTTCTGGCAACTTTTATAATCCTGATGTATCTAACCCTGTAACTGAAGCTGTAATTCAGGTAGATGATCTAAGTAATGGTATAACTTATGATCTGCCACCGGTAGAAAAAGAGCCCGGCACCTTTTTAAACAAAGATATTCCCCTGGCTTTGGAAAACACTTATAAGTTGAGAGTAAGTTATGAGGGTAACGACTACGAGTCTACCGGAACCATATTGCCTGTAGCAGAATTAGATTCCTTTTCTTATAGTTATCGCGAAGAAAGTGTTTTTCTGGATGAGGGATATTATTTCTTCTTTAGTGGCCGTACTCCCAAAGAGCGAGGTATTAATTACTATCGCTTTAAAATCTATGAAGGAGATTCTCTATTTAACGAAAGAGGAGATTACCTGATTCAGAGTGATGAGTTTTTACAGGCAGAAATAGACACCCTACAGCTTGCCAACTACGCTTTTGAAGAAGGTGACTCTGTCCGTATAGAAATGTACAGCCTGGAGCGACCAGTGTTTGAATACTATAATGAGTTGGTAGAACTTCTTTTTAACGACGGAGGACTTTTTAGCTCTCCCCCCAGTAACCCAAGTACCAATATTATAAATACCACTAACCCTGACCGTCCTCCTTTGGGTTATTTTCAGGTATCTTCTGCCCTGGGAGGTGGAGCTACCATAGAAGTTGATGAATAG
- a CDS encoding RecQ family ATP-dependent DNA helicase, protein MSATAILKQYWGYDQFRPMQEEIIESVLAGHDTLALLPTGGGKSICFQVPALMREGVCIVISPLIALMKDQVEQLRKRKISAVAIYSGMSQREIDLNLDNCVYGNIKFLYVSPERLKTDIFIERAKRMRIGLIAVDEAHCISQWGYDFRPPYLEIANFRELFPDINIVALTATATKHVKQDIQDKLAFKNVKLFQKSFARANLSYAVRKTENKEQKLLEILRNVSGTAVIYVRSRKKTQSIAQWLQKQNISSDFYHAGLRNDERARKQEEWISDKTRVIVATNAFGMGIDKPDVRVVIHVDLPDNLEAYYQEAGRAGRDEKKAYAVILYDQNDIDNLNKRIEDTHPDQKYIRQIYQYLANYFRIAVGSSYMASYDFDLNDFIKTYRLHSAPAFHALQRLEEHGFIQLNEAYFSSSKLHIRIDHTEMYKFQVANGKLDPLTKALQRMYGGELYANFVSISERELAMQLKTPAHEIRKQLRSMDEMDVLTYQEQKDQPQLTFMTPRYDATRLPISAHALEQKKSIYKNKVEAVVHYTEHQHRCRTQLLLEYFDEINYDHCGICDICVEKKNLSTEAQPSLSHERYQELNKLVKRYLAGTPTPTEKLLTDLHTETPSLLLDTIRLMLDQGELYYDELGRLAVD, encoded by the coding sequence ATGTCAGCTACCGCTATACTAAAACAATATTGGGGATATGACCAATTTCGTCCGATGCAGGAGGAAATTATTGAGAGTGTACTTGCCGGGCACGATACACTGGCCTTACTCCCTACCGGTGGTGGCAAAAGTATTTGTTTTCAGGTACCGGCACTTATGCGAGAGGGAGTTTGTATTGTAATTTCTCCTCTTATTGCCCTTATGAAAGATCAGGTAGAACAGCTCAGAAAAAGAAAAATTTCTGCTGTAGCCATCTATTCTGGTATGAGCCAGAGAGAGATTGACCTGAATTTAGATAACTGCGTGTACGGCAATATTAAGTTTTTATATGTTTCTCCGGAGCGTCTTAAAACTGATATATTTATTGAGCGTGCCAAGCGTATGCGCATTGGACTTATTGCAGTAGATGAAGCTCACTGTATCTCTCAATGGGGATACGATTTTCGTCCTCCCTATCTGGAAATCGCTAACTTCAGGGAGCTTTTCCCTGATATAAATATCGTTGCGCTCACGGCTACCGCCACTAAACACGTAAAGCAGGATATACAGGACAAACTAGCATTTAAGAACGTCAAGCTTTTTCAGAAGAGTTTTGCCCGAGCCAACCTATCTTATGCGGTTCGTAAGACAGAAAACAAGGAGCAGAAGCTGCTAGAGATATTACGAAATGTTTCTGGTACGGCTGTTATCTATGTTCGCAGTAGAAAAAAAACACAAAGTATTGCCCAGTGGCTGCAAAAACAGAACATCAGTAGTGACTTTTACCATGCCGGTCTGCGGAATGATGAGCGCGCCAGAAAACAGGAGGAGTGGATTAGCGACAAAACCCGGGTGATTGTAGCTACTAACGCATTCGGAATGGGAATAGACAAGCCAGATGTTCGGGTAGTTATTCATGTGGACTTGCCCGACAACCTGGAAGCTTATTATCAGGAAGCTGGACGTGCCGGCAGAGATGAGAAAAAAGCTTATGCGGTCATTCTTTATGATCAGAATGACATAGACAACCTAAACAAGCGGATTGAAGATACCCATCCCGATCAAAAATATATACGTCAGATTTACCAATACCTGGCAAACTACTTTAGAATAGCAGTAGGTAGCAGTTACATGGCTAGCTATGATTTTGACCTTAATGATTTTATTAAAACTTATCGTCTGCATAGCGCTCCGGCTTTTCATGCCCTACAGCGATTGGAAGAACATGGTTTTATTCAGCTAAATGAGGCGTATTTTAGCTCTTCAAAGCTACACATCCGAATAGACCATACCGAGATGTATAAGTTTCAGGTGGCAAATGGTAAGTTGGATCCACTTACTAAGGCACTACAAAGGATGTACGGTGGCGAGTTATATGCAAACTTTGTCAGCATCTCTGAGCGTGAACTGGCCATGCAACTTAAGACACCAGCCCATGAAATACGTAAGCAGCTCAGAAGCATGGATGAGATGGATGTGCTTACCTATCAGGAGCAAAAAGACCAGCCACAGCTTACCTTTATGACTCCCCGCTACGATGCCACACGACTGCCCATTTCTGCTCATGCACTAGAACAAAAAAAGTCTATTTACAAAAATAAAGTGGAAGCAGTAGTACACTATACCGAACATCAGCATCGGTGCCGTACCCAACTTCTGCTAGAATACTTTGACGAAATCAATTACGATCATTGTGGAATATGTGATATCTGCGTTGAGAAGAAAAACCTGAGCACAGAAGCTCAGCCATCTCTCTCTCATGAACGATATCAGGAGCTTAACAAACTAGTGAAGCGGTACCTAGCCGGTACACCTACACCAACAGAAAAGTTACTTACTGATTTGCACACAGAAACTCCATCACTTTTGCTGGACACCATTCGACTTATGCTTGACCAGGGCGAATTATACTATGATGAATTAGGCAGATTAGCAGTAGATTAA
- a CDS encoding sodium/proline symporter, with protein sequence MLAHYLILLLYFTVLFGIGYLAARRVKGIQDYYVGGKQLGFWVVAFSSRATGSSAWVLLGLSGMGAVFGVHAYWVAIGTLSGEFISWFFMAKPFKKLTDKYRSITIPDYLESRFKPKSHLLRAMAATALSVFVMIYISAQIDATGTAFESFFEWNYFAGAILGFIIVVAYISFGGFVAVAWSDVFQGVIMLFGLVFLPIYFFLWYDNPLQVLHNIENTKPQLLSLWGEEGLGVISISRIIGFVMIGLGYLGSPQLFVRYMSVKSTKELDIGKWVALSLTLLMNFSAVTIGILGHYYLVDGGEVTEVLGNGGQSVLVLMVESLMPTIVSAIYVAAILAAIMSTIDSLLVLASSAITRDFYQKVFHPELKDYQLSSLSRQLTFGISLLALLLAMVVALLSPDRTIFWFVIFGWSGIAATFCPMMVLSLFWKSYNAKGAIASMFSGFLSVPLFKFVLPKLPVYGIYLQHMAELLPSFIISILFGIIASVFTKD encoded by the coding sequence ATGCTGGCCCACTATCTTATTCTGCTTTTATATTTTACAGTGCTGTTTGGTATTGGGTACCTGGCAGCACGCAGGGTTAAGGGTATACAGGATTATTATGTAGGAGGGAAGCAGCTTGGTTTTTGGGTAGTTGCTTTTTCATCGCGAGCTACCGGGTCTTCAGCCTGGGTGTTATTAGGCCTAAGTGGAATGGGAGCTGTTTTTGGTGTTCATGCCTACTGGGTAGCTATAGGTACCCTCAGCGGTGAGTTCATCTCCTGGTTTTTTATGGCCAAACCCTTCAAAAAGCTTACCGACAAATACAGGAGCATCACTATTCCGGACTATCTGGAAAGCCGTTTTAAACCCAAAAGTCATTTACTAAGGGCTATGGCCGCTACAGCACTTTCTGTGTTTGTAATGATATACATAAGTGCACAGATAGATGCAACCGGAACTGCTTTTGAGAGCTTCTTTGAGTGGAATTATTTCGCTGGAGCCATTTTAGGCTTTATTATAGTAGTAGCCTATATATCCTTTGGTGGGTTTGTAGCTGTAGCCTGGTCAGATGTTTTTCAGGGTGTAATTATGCTCTTTGGGCTGGTGTTTCTGCCAATTTACTTTTTCCTATGGTATGATAACCCGCTTCAGGTTTTACACAATATAGAAAATACGAAACCTCAATTACTAAGTTTATGGGGAGAAGAAGGCCTGGGAGTCATAAGCATTAGTAGAATAATTGGCTTTGTCATGATTGGACTGGGTTATCTGGGTTCTCCTCAGCTGTTTGTACGCTATATGTCTGTCAAAAGTACTAAAGAGCTGGATATTGGTAAGTGGGTTGCATTGAGCTTGACTTTGCTAATGAATTTCTCCGCCGTAACTATTGGTATACTTGGGCATTACTATTTGGTAGATGGAGGGGAAGTAACAGAAGTATTAGGAAACGGCGGACAAAGTGTATTAGTGTTGATGGTAGAGTCACTTATGCCTACAATAGTAAGTGCTATCTACGTAGCTGCAATACTAGCAGCGATTATGTCTACCATAGATTCTCTATTAGTGTTGGCATCTAGTGCGATTACGCGCGATTTTTACCAAAAGGTTTTTCATCCCGAACTGAAAGATTATCAGCTTTCTTCTCTTTCCCGACAACTAACTTTTGGTATTTCGCTATTAGCCCTGCTTTTAGCAATGGTAGTGGCACTACTTTCTCCGGACCGTACAATCTTCTGGTTTGTTATTTTTGGTTGGTCGGGTATCGCGGCTACTTTTTGTCCAATGATGGTGCTTTCTTTATTTTGGAAGAGCTATAATGCCAAGGGCGCTATAGCTTCTATGTTCAGTGGTTTTCTGTCTGTACCTCTTTTTAAGTTTGTATTACCGAAATTGCCTGTTTACGGTATTTACTTACAGCATATGGCTGAGCTACTTCCTTCTTTCATTATTTCTATTCTTTTTGGCATTATTGCTAGTGTTTTCACAAAAGATTAA
- a CDS encoding beta-lactamase family protein: MNKPAYILAFILLINCFGHAAQSQTVNKKEAIDNIFSKYHEYDGFQGSVLVAEKGNVLYKNAFGLANREWNIPNEVDSRFDIASISKQFTAMLVMQLVEEGKIHLDSTISTYYPEYRQDTGNKVSIHHLLTHRSGIPNYTSIPYVWSDSLVNHYSSDELARRFCSGDLEFEPGSRYSYNNSGYFLLSIILEKVSGVSFERLLQEKILSPAGMSNSGIDSRLRILNKRAYGYVRELENYENARPLYMANLQGAGNMYSTVEDLYLWDRALHSNKLLSRRGKKTMTTAYSDSSDTWITPYSNTYGYGIGLTKVPGSRGGEVSMEFHSGHITGYSSFMARFVEDEHVVIILSNTGNVSTARMNEITQEVRKVLSNQAYQVPERSMRTALYDIIQEQSVQAAIDHFYHLRESFPYDYENTEEELHALGIDLLADGKKVEAKAIFELNVKVNPSWLSYQSLGDVYHELENLERASYYYKQSMQVNPKETEEEINAFKASERALSTLSQ, translated from the coding sequence ATGAATAAGCCTGCCTACATACTTGCCTTTATACTTTTAATAAACTGTTTTGGTCATGCCGCCCAGTCTCAAACTGTTAATAAAAAAGAAGCTATAGATAATATTTTTAGCAAGTACCATGAGTATGATGGTTTTCAGGGTAGTGTTTTGGTCGCTGAAAAAGGAAATGTCTTATACAAAAATGCTTTTGGCTTGGCTAATCGGGAATGGAACATTCCTAATGAGGTAGATAGCCGCTTTGATATTGCATCTATTAGCAAGCAGTTTACAGCTATGTTGGTAATGCAACTGGTAGAAGAAGGAAAGATACATCTGGATAGCACTATTTCTACTTATTATCCGGAGTATCGTCAGGATACAGGAAATAAAGTAAGTATTCATCATCTACTCACTCACCGCTCGGGTATACCCAATTATACCAGTATTCCATATGTGTGGTCAGACTCTCTGGTAAACCATTACAGCAGCGATGAGCTAGCCCGGCGTTTTTGCAGCGGCGACCTGGAGTTTGAACCCGGTAGCAGGTACAGTTATAATAATTCTGGCTACTTTTTGCTCAGTATTATTTTAGAGAAAGTGAGTGGTGTCTCTTTTGAACGACTGCTTCAGGAAAAAATATTGAGCCCGGCAGGAATGAGTAATTCGGGCATTGATAGCAGACTTAGAATTCTGAACAAGCGAGCTTATGGCTATGTACGTGAGCTAGAAAATTATGAAAATGCCAGGCCCCTGTATATGGCCAACTTACAAGGTGCGGGTAATATGTACTCTACAGTAGAAGACCTTTACCTTTGGGATAGAGCTTTGCATAGCAATAAATTGCTTTCACGTAGAGGAAAAAAAACAATGACTACAGCTTATAGTGACTCTAGTGATACCTGGATTACACCTTATAGCAATACTTATGGCTATGGTATAGGACTTACTAAGGTGCCGGGTAGCAGGGGGGGCGAAGTTTCCATGGAGTTCCATAGTGGGCATATTACCGGCTACAGCTCTTTTATGGCTCGATTTGTAGAGGATGAGCATGTAGTTATTATTTTGAGCAATACGGGAAACGTTAGTACAGCTCGTATGAATGAAATTACACAGGAAGTTAGAAAGGTCTTATCTAATCAGGCTTACCAGGTTCCGGAACGCTCTATGCGAACAGCCTTGTACGATATTATTCAGGAGCAGAGTGTTCAGGCTGCTATTGATCATTTTTATCATTTGCGGGAATCATTTCCCTACGATTATGAAAATACCGAAGAAGAGCTGCATGCTTTAGGGATAGACCTACTGGCAGACGGAAAAAAAGTAGAAGCTAAAGCTATATTTGAGCTAAATGTAAAAGTAAACCCTAGTTGGCTCAGCTATCAGTCTTTAGGAGATGTGTACCATGAACTGGAAAATCTTGAAAGAGCTTCTTACTACTATAAGCAATCTATGCAGGTAAATCCTAAGGAAACAGAGGAAGAAATTAATGCTTTTAAAGCATCTGAGCGAGCCTTGTCTACCCTAAGCCAGTAA
- a CDS encoding aspartyl protease family protein yields MAKGPIASIPFELHAEHIFIKLYINNHPSPLDFIFDTGAASTVVSEHKAKRMKLPSDGFTSVRTAKGPSLAYYSKRGTIKVGDINVQNVRISHLSLSHLDRVLERNVDGIIGHDLLNRYVILVNYDKFALDFYDPQNFQPARNFTAHKVELIAGRPYINAALTLENGETLEGRLQIDNGSGSSITVYSPFVDKYKLSSKVGRTELVYTMNFTGMIDKNYAGRLPGFDVGNYRLTNVPIRLNRSKYHKRAFIDGVGHIGNGLLKRFNIAFDYRNGITYWYPNQSFVEEFREAYSGLVVKTDQQEEKIFVKRVFDNSPAALAGLVENDEIVMIDNIKTEGRTSYEVNDLLNQAASNIEIVIKRDNQLKRLRLNPRTL; encoded by the coding sequence TTGGCAAAAGGTCCGATAGCATCTATCCCGTTCGAGCTTCATGCCGAGCATATATTTATCAAACTTTACATCAACAATCACCCTTCACCGCTTGACTTTATTTTTGACACCGGTGCCGCTTCTACCGTTGTAAGTGAACATAAAGCCAAACGTATGAAACTTCCTAGCGATGGGTTTACCTCTGTTCGTACAGCAAAAGGCCCATCACTGGCATATTATTCCAAAAGAGGAACGATAAAAGTAGGTGATATAAATGTTCAGAATGTACGTATCTCACATTTGTCTTTAAGCCACCTAGATAGAGTACTGGAACGTAATGTTGATGGTATTATTGGACATGACTTACTCAATAGATATGTTATACTGGTAAATTACGATAAGTTTGCACTGGACTTTTACGATCCTCAAAATTTTCAACCCGCACGTAATTTTACAGCCCACAAGGTTGAGCTGATTGCTGGCAGACCATATATTAACGCAGCATTGACTTTGGAGAATGGAGAAACATTGGAAGGAAGACTTCAAATTGATAATGGTTCGGGCTCTTCTATTACAGTATATTCCCCTTTTGTAGATAAGTACAAACTGTCATCTAAAGTAGGACGAACAGAGCTGGTCTATACGATGAATTTTACTGGTATGATAGACAAAAACTATGCAGGCAGATTGCCTGGCTTTGATGTGGGCAATTACAGACTGACCAATGTCCCCATCCGCTTAAATCGTTCTAAATACCATAAACGTGCTTTTATAGATGGTGTAGGACATATTGGAAATGGCTTGCTCAAGCGTTTCAATATTGCATTTGACTACCGAAACGGAATCACCTATTGGTACCCCAACCAGTCATTTGTGGAGGAGTTTAGAGAAGCTTATTCCGGCCTGGTAGTTAAGACCGATCAACAGGAGGAGAAAATATTCGTAAAAAGAGTGTTTGACAACTCACCTGCTGCGCTAGCTGGCCTTGTGGAAAATGATGAAATAGTGATGATTGACAATATAAAGACAGAAGGCCGTACCTCCTACGAAGTAAACGACCTTCTAAATCAAGCGGCTAGCAATATTGAAATTGTGATAAAAAGAGATAATCAACTGAAAAGGTTGAGGCTTAACCCCCGAACATTGTAA
- a CDS encoding transglutaminase domain-containing protein, which yields MKKLTFFSILLLLCHLSIAKPPTEFSRIDSHARETPTKYATNVEKLAAYLVKPAKNDFEKVRSFYVWMSENIAYDVELFRRYRPGSSLNITPEDVLKNRKAVCQGYADLFTALCNEVGITSHLVPGYSKGFANRNRTDFSTADHAWNAVKIEGKWYLLDATWGAGGLNDKMQYVASFNEKYFLSAPEEFVKDHMPLHPMWQLLDCPVSMKAFAKGEEAISRELSAKSKCADYARHIETIYQLEGAERTLKMATEAYAFNPDNHVEMARAYMDYAHSIMSKIARELKSREAIEQAIGAQEEALGYLHKADVVLQKVKDRSAEVEKDFLKKNIKHSESNLKSMRAVLNG from the coding sequence ATGAAAAAGTTAACGTTCTTCAGTATTTTATTGCTGCTGTGCCATCTGAGCATAGCTAAGCCTCCTACCGAATTTAGTCGAATAGACAGCCACGCCAGAGAAACGCCCACAAAGTACGCTACAAATGTAGAAAAACTGGCAGCCTACCTGGTGAAACCTGCAAAAAATGATTTCGAGAAAGTAAGAAGCTTCTACGTATGGATGTCAGAAAACATAGCTTATGACGTAGAGCTTTTTCGTAGATACCGGCCAGGTAGCTCACTGAATATTACCCCAGAAGATGTATTAAAAAACAGAAAAGCCGTATGCCAGGGATATGCTGACCTTTTTACGGCCCTATGTAATGAGGTGGGTATTACCAGCCACCTGGTTCCAGGCTATAGCAAGGGCTTTGCAAACAGAAACCGCACCGATTTTAGTACTGCTGATCATGCCTGGAATGCTGTTAAAATAGAGGGCAAATGGTACCTTCTGGATGCCACCTGGGGAGCTGGTGGGCTAAACGACAAAATGCAATATGTAGCCAGCTTCAACGAGAAATACTTTCTGTCCGCTCCGGAAGAGTTTGTAAAAGACCATATGCCCTTACACCCTATGTGGCAGCTGTTAGACTGTCCTGTGAGTATGAAGGCATTTGCCAAAGGAGAAGAGGCAATTTCTCGAGAATTATCAGCAAAATCTAAGTGCGCGGACTATGCCAGACATATAGAAACAATTTATCAACTGGAAGGAGCTGAGCGTACTCTAAAGATGGCGACTGAAGCGTATGCCTTTAACCCTGATAACCATGTAGAAATGGCGAGAGCGTATATGGATTATGCACATAGCATTATGAGCAAAATTGCTCGTGAACTCAAGTCCAGAGAAGCTATAGAGCAGGCAATAGGGGCACAGGAAGAAGCCCTTGGGTATTTGCATAAAGCAGATGTAGTTCTGCAGAAAGTGAAAGACAGAAGTGCTGAGGTAGAAAAAGATTTTCTTAAAAAGAATATTAAGCACAGCGAGTCTAATTTAAAATCTATGCGTGCTGTGCTTAATGGCTAA